One window of the Verrucomicrobiota bacterium genome contains the following:
- a CDS encoding sulfatase, whose amino-acid sequence MRIIVFFLLLAACAWAAPERPNILIIVSDDQGYADVGFHGSKQAETPHLDRLAASGVRCTSGYVTYPVCSPSRAGLLTGRYQARFGHENNPVYDPLDANEGLPLTEKLLPQHLKPAGYRTGWIGKWHLGSAPAFVPWARGFDESFGFIGGGHRYTGWQINGRQYTLPLIRAGQDVSNVPPHLTLALGEEAAAFIRRNNGKPWMLYLPFNAPHTPHEPTPERLEKFSHIQNPQRRRYLAQISLLDDAIGAVTAALNETGQRGRTLIFFFSDNGGHTPSGSDNGAWRGIKGTLYEGGIRVPFLVSWPDRLPAAKTYDHPVISLDAFATALAAAGVPMPADKKYDSVNIVPHLAGEVKTPPHERLLWRLRAKEFAVREGAWKLLEPDGKPAELYNLASDPGEKQNLAAEQPDLKKRLASTLADWRKELVAPVFPGSSVKNEDWGPGGANQKNNPNAAGKKGVQ is encoded by the coding sequence ATGAGAATCATCGTGTTCTTTTTGTTGCTCGCCGCCTGCGCCTGGGCTGCGCCGGAGAGGCCGAACATCCTGATCATCGTCAGCGATGATCAGGGCTACGCGGACGTTGGCTTTCACGGGAGCAAGCAGGCGGAGACACCGCATCTCGACAGGCTGGCGGCGTCGGGCGTGCGCTGCACAAGCGGCTATGTCACGTATCCCGTGTGCTCGCCGTCGCGGGCGGGATTGCTGACGGGACGTTACCAGGCCCGGTTCGGGCACGAGAACAATCCGGTCTATGACCCGCTGGATGCGAACGAAGGACTGCCGCTGACGGAGAAGTTGTTGCCGCAGCACTTGAAGCCGGCGGGCTACCGCACCGGCTGGATTGGCAAGTGGCACCTCGGCTCCGCGCCGGCCTTCGTGCCGTGGGCGCGCGGCTTCGATGAATCGTTCGGCTTCATCGGCGGCGGCCATCGTTACACCGGTTGGCAGATCAATGGACGTCAATACACGCTGCCGCTCATCCGCGCCGGCCAGGACGTGAGCAACGTGCCGCCGCATCTCACGCTGGCGCTCGGCGAGGAGGCCGCGGCCTTCATCCGCCGGAACAATGGGAAGCCGTGGATGCTCTACCTGCCGTTCAACGCGCCGCACACACCGCACGAGCCTACGCCGGAGCGATTGGAAAAGTTCTCGCACATCCAGAATCCGCAGCGCCGCCGTTATCTCGCACAAATCTCTTTGCTCGACGACGCCATCGGCGCCGTCACGGCCGCGCTCAACGAGACCGGGCAGCGCGGGCGCACGCTGATTTTCTTCTTCAGCGACAACGGCGGGCACACGCCGAGCGGCTCCGACAACGGCGCGTGGCGCGGCATCAAGGGCACGTTGTACGAAGGCGGCATCCGCGTGCCGTTCCTCGTCAGTTGGCCGGACAGACTTCCCGCTGCCAAAACCTACGACCATCCCGTCATCTCGCTCGACGCCTTCGCCACCGCGCTTGCCGCCGCCGGCGTGCCGATGCCGGCCGACAAGAAATACGACAGCGTGAACATCGTCCCGCACCTCGCCGGCGAAGTGAAAACGCCTCCGCACGAACGCCTGCTCTGGCGGTTGCGCGCGAAGGAATTCGCCGTCCGCGAAGGCGCGTGGAAACTCCTCGAACCGGACGGCAAACCCGCCGAACTCTACAACCTCGCCAGCGACCCCGGCGAAAAGCAGAACCTCGCCGCCGAACAACCCGACCTTAAGAAGCGCCTTGCCAGCACTCTCGCCGACTGGCGCAAGGAACTCGTCGCCCCCGTCTTTCCCGGCAGCAGCGTGAAGAACGAGGACTGGGGCCCGGGCGGCGCGAACCAGAAGAACAATCCGAATGCCGCCGGCAAAAAAGGCGTTCAATAA
- a CDS encoding DUF1549 domain-containing protein gives MKMPRLSALWLVMVGAAVPSLAAEEKAESLFVRRVAPLFHEKCLACHGQDEAKIKGGLDLRTLAATLKGGDSGKPAVVAGKPEASPLYLAVTRTHDDWEPMPPKEADKLYAEQIAWIKDWIAGGAPWPDDARAQAIAKANKAKWSAEDGVPVRTSGGQSPEWTNRKYKPDGLWAYQPVKKPAPPGGASHPIDAFLAAKRPAGLQPAPAADRVTLIRRTTFDLLGLPPKPEDVQAFVNDRRPDAESFANVVESLLQSPHYGERMAQHWLDVT, from the coding sequence ATGAAAATGCCCCGCCTGTCAGCACTGTGGTTGGTGATGGTTGGTGCCGCCGTTCCTTCGCTGGCTGCGGAGGAAAAGGCCGAGTCGCTTTTCGTGCGCCGCGTCGCGCCCTTGTTTCATGAGAAGTGTCTCGCATGTCACGGCCAGGATGAGGCGAAGATCAAGGGTGGCCTCGATTTGCGCACGCTGGCGGCCACGCTGAAGGGCGGAGATAGCGGGAAACCCGCTGTCGTTGCGGGCAAGCCAGAGGCGAGTCCGCTCTATCTCGCGGTGACGCGCACACATGACGACTGGGAACCGATGCCGCCGAAGGAAGCGGACAAGCTTTATGCGGAGCAGATCGCCTGGATCAAAGACTGGATCGCCGGCGGCGCGCCGTGGCCGGACGATGCGCGCGCACAGGCCATTGCGAAAGCAAACAAGGCGAAGTGGTCGGCGGAGGACGGTGTTCCGGTGAGAACCTCGGGCGGCCAGTCGCCGGAATGGACGAACCGCAAATACAAGCCCGATGGCTTGTGGGCGTATCAGCCGGTGAAGAAACCTGCTCCGCCAGGGGGCGCAAGCCATCCCATCGATGCTTTCCTCGCCGCCAAAAGGCCGGCCGGTCTCCAGCCGGCGCCGGCGGCGGATCGCGTGACGCTGATTCGCCGGACGACCTTCGATCTCCTCGGACTGCCGCCAAAGCCGGAAGACGTGCAAGCATTCGTGAACGATCGGCGACCGGATGCGGAGTCGTTTGCGAACGTCGTCGAGAGCCTGCTTCAGTCGCCGCATTATGGCGAGCGCATGGCGCAGCACTGGCTCGACGTGAC